Sequence from the Microbacterium faecale genome:
GCACGCCCGGGGTGTCGATCACCCAGCCGTCGCCGGCCTCCGAACGGAAGCGCAGCGAGACCGTCGACGACGACGTGTGGCGTCCGCGTCCCGTCACCTCGTTGACGTGTCCGGTGGCACGGTCCGCGTCGGGCACCAGTGCGTTCACGAGCGTCGACTTCCCCACGCCGGAGTGCCCGACGAACACCGTCGAATGGCCGACGAGCGCCGCGCCGATCTCGTCGATCGGCACGTGCTGCGGCGACGACCGGAACACGCGGAGGTCGTCGATGCCCTCGAAGTGCGTGAGGAACTCCTCCGGATCGGCCACGTCGGTCTTCGTCACGACCAGGAGCGGGCGGATCCCCGCGTCGAGCGCGGCCACGAGATAGCGGTCGACGAGGCGCGGGCGGGGCGTCGGATCCGCGGCCGCAACGACCACCAGCATCTGGTCGGCGTTGGCGACGATGACGCGCTCGACGTTATCGGTGTCGTCGGCCGAGCGTCGCAGCAGCGACGTGCGCTCCTCGATGCCGACGATCCGGCCAAGCGTCCCCTCGTCTCCGGAGGTGTCGCCGACCACGCGCGCGCGATCGCCCGTGACGATCGGCGTCCGCCGCAGCTCGCGGGCGCGCGCCGTGATGACCTCGCGCTCCGTGGTGTCCTTCTCGTCGATCAGGACGCGGTATCGGCCACGGTCTACGCCGAGCACGCGCCCGATGATGGCGTCCTCGTGGGCGGGCCGGCGCTTCGTGCGCGGTCGGTTGGCCTTCGGGTTCGGGCGCACCCGGATGGCGGACTCGTCGTAGATCTCGTCGTCATCGTCGTCGTCGACGTCGCTCCACCAGCTCATGGTCACCCGGTGAGCATCTGCTGCCAGAGGGCCGGAAACTGCGGCATCGTCTTGGCGGTCGTCCCGATGTCGTCGACGACGACGCCGGGCACCCGCAGACCGACGAGGGCGCCGGTCGTCGCGATGCGGTGGTCGTGGCGTGCCTCCCAGGTGCCGGCATGCAGCGGCGCGGGCACGATGCGGATCCCGTCGTCGAGTTCGTGAGCTTCGCCACCGAGCGCGCGGAGGTTGTCCACGAGCGCCGCGATGCG
This genomic interval carries:
- the rsgA gene encoding ribosome small subunit-dependent GTPase A; amino-acid sequence: MSWWSDVDDDDDDEIYDESAIRVRPNPKANRPRTKRRPAHEDAIIGRVLGVDRGRYRVLIDEKDTTEREVITARARELRRTPIVTGDRARVVGDTSGDEGTLGRIVGIEERTSLLRRSADDTDNVERVIVANADQMLVVVAAADPTPRPRLVDRYLVAALDAGIRPLLVVTKTDVADPEEFLTHFEGIDDLRVFRSSPQHVPIDEIGAALVGHSTVFVGHSGVGKSTLVNALVPDADRATGHVNEVTGRGRHTSSSTVSLRFRSEAGDGWVIDTPGVRSFGLGHVDPDNILAAFGDLADVAEQCPRGCTHLPTAPDCALNESPDVSPARLSSLQGLLETFAHRDEH